One window from the genome of Dongia rigui encodes:
- a CDS encoding LysR substrate-binding domain-containing protein: MWESLGRLTALRTFYAVARGGGIAEGAAQLNVTTGAVRYQIRQLEADLGVELMVRSQRALTLTVPGTELYQKLGSAFDEIHLACRTTQRGRVEGELRLACAPAFAALRLMRLLDLFLQRFPSVTVKHFPIERADETMDVIMSFGERDVPGRRTAILRNETYFPLCSAELFYKSPVKSVRDLQDHVLIHGDSEEDWPRLLRASGRGQITPRQHVYMPNSHLALEAAKEGCGIAVGSTILCADDLRRGTLVKVLDLEIPAPHPYFVIRPGDSVSPLADAFADLLIEQLERA; the protein is encoded by the coding sequence ATGTGGGAAAGCCTGGGGCGCCTGACGGCATTGCGCACGTTCTATGCGGTGGCGCGGGGCGGTGGGATCGCCGAAGGGGCGGCGCAACTCAACGTCACCACCGGCGCCGTGCGCTATCAGATCCGTCAGCTAGAGGCCGATCTTGGCGTTGAATTGATGGTCCGCAGTCAGCGTGCGCTGACCCTGACCGTGCCGGGGACCGAGCTCTATCAGAAGCTCGGCAGTGCCTTTGACGAAATCCATCTGGCCTGCCGCACCACCCAGCGCGGGCGGGTGGAGGGCGAGCTGCGCCTGGCCTGCGCCCCGGCCTTCGCCGCCTTGCGCCTGATGCGCCTCCTCGATCTTTTCTTGCAGCGTTTCCCTTCCGTCACCGTGAAGCATTTCCCGATCGAGCGCGCCGACGAGACGATGGATGTCATCATGTCCTTCGGCGAGCGCGACGTCCCTGGCAGGCGCACGGCGATCCTGCGCAATGAGACCTATTTCCCGCTGTGCAGCGCCGAGCTCTTCTACAAATCGCCGGTGAAATCGGTGCGTGATTTGCAGGACCACGTGCTCATCCATGGGGACAGCGAGGAAGACTGGCCGCGCTTGCTGCGGGCCAGCGGCCGCGGCCAGATCACGCCCCGCCAGCATGTCTATATGCCGAACTCGCATCTGGCCCTTGAAGCGGCCAAGGAAGGCTGTGGCATCGCCGTGGGCAGTACCATCCTTTGCGCCGATGATCTGCGCCGCGGCACACTGGTCAAGGTGCTCGATCTCGAGATTCCGGCACCGCATCCTTACTTCGTCATCCGCCCGGGCGACTCCGTCAGCCCGCTCGCCGACGCCTTTGCCGATCTGCTGATCGAGCAGTTGGAAAGGGCGTGA
- a CDS encoding aromatic ring-hydroxylating oxygenase subunit alpha yields the protein MAPDSGPQASGTQAQKDFAEIAARMIDGKTTPLYTLPARWYHADDVYEAERWSVFAGTWQFICREADLPQPGDYTAAKIAGFDIFVLRDRNGALKAFHNLCSHRAAPLFAEGTGHCDVLRCRYHGWTFDHDGKLKAAPHFGECDWFKKDDHGLKAVRLDTWRGLVFVNIDGKAESLADFLSDVAKLVEPYPIETFHRRGGEDLAIKCNWKTYTDNFVEGYHIPGIHPFLSQAIDFGGFETTYGKHVVIMRAPQKASSIYGGLWLWIWPNMTLSVYPDGMNISRIVPHAPRLTSLHYNFYFQDISPATAEAQQKTIDINVQIVREDFGICEDAQDNLESGVYQRGPLSPKHEMGVKYYHDEVRAALKARGIAE from the coding sequence ATGGCACCCGATTCAGGTCCGCAGGCATCCGGCACCCAAGCGCAGAAGGATTTCGCCGAGATCGCCGCCCGCATGATCGACGGCAAGACCACGCCGCTCTATACCCTGCCCGCGCGCTGGTACCATGCCGATGACGTCTATGAAGCCGAGCGCTGGAGCGTTTTTGCCGGGACCTGGCAGTTCATCTGCCGCGAGGCGGACCTGCCGCAGCCCGGCGATTATACCGCGGCGAAGATTGCCGGCTTCGATATCTTCGTGCTGCGTGATCGCAACGGCGCGCTGAAGGCGTTCCACAATCTATGTTCGCACCGCGCGGCACCGCTCTTTGCCGAGGGCACCGGCCATTGCGACGTGCTGCGCTGCCGTTATCACGGCTGGACCTTCGACCATGACGGCAAGCTGAAGGCGGCACCACATTTTGGCGAATGCGACTGGTTCAAGAAGGACGATCATGGGCTGAAAGCCGTGCGGCTCGATACCTGGCGCGGCCTGGTCTTCGTGAACATCGACGGTAAGGCCGAGAGCCTTGCCGATTTCCTCAGCGATGTCGCCAAGCTGGTCGAGCCTTACCCGATCGAGACCTTCCACAGGCGCGGTGGCGAAGACCTTGCCATCAAGTGCAATTGGAAGACCTATACCGACAATTTTGTGGAAGGCTACCACATCCCCGGCATCCATCCGTTCCTCAGCCAGGCGATCGATTTCGGCGGTTTCGAAACGACCTATGGCAAGCATGTCGTCATCATGCGGGCACCCCAGAAGGCGAGTTCGATCTATGGCGGGTTGTGGCTGTGGATCTGGCCGAACATGACCCTGTCGGTCTATCCAGACGGCATGAACATCTCGCGCATCGTGCCGCACGCCCCGCGCCTCACGTCACTGCATTACAATTTCTATTTCCAGGACATCTCGCCGGCGACGGCTGAAGCGCAGCAGAAGACCATCGACATCAACGTCCAGATCGTGCGCGAGGATTTCGGCATCTGCGAGGATGCACAGGACAATCTGGAATCAGGCGTCTACCAGCGCGGCCCCTTGAGCCCGAAGCACGAGATGGGCGTGAAATATTATCACGACGAAGTGCGGGCGGCCTTGAAGGCCCGGGGCATAGCGGAATAG
- the uvrA gene encoding excinuclease ABC subunit UvrA, whose product MANRLTDHKISVRGAREHNLKNVDVDMPRDSLVVITGLSGSGKSSLAFDTIYAEGQRRYVESLSAYARQFLELMQKPDVDSIDGLSPAISIEQKTTSKNPRSTVGTVTEIYDYMRLLFARVGIPYSPATGLPIESQTISQMVDRIMALPEGTRLLLLAPIARGRKGEYKKEFQDLQKRGFQRVRVDGKIYEIGEVPNLNKKLKHDIEVVVDRIAVKPGLETRLAGSVETALGLADGLLFADYADKPDERILFSSRFACPVSGFTIDEIEPRLFSFNNPFGACPVCDGLGEKLYFDPEMVVPDTSKSLRDGAIAPWANSTSQYYNQALESLAKHYKFALGTAWKDLPKKIRDVILFGSGEEVVTMSFDDGTRSYKTTRPFEGVITNMDRRFRETDSNWVRDELGRFQSTSPCEACEGKRLKPEALAVKIDKKNIADVADFSILGAADWFGGLSKKLTKKQNDIAYRILKEINERLGFLNSVGLEYLTLARASATLSGGESQRIRLASQIGSGLTGVLYVLDEPSIGLHQRDNDRLLATLKRLRDLGNTVLVVEHDEDAIRHADYLIDMGPAAGIHGGTVVAQGTPAEVMKSNSLTAQYLNGSRRIEVPSERRKGAGKQAKLRIVGAKHNNLKNITVDIPLGTMTCVTGVSGGGKSTLIIETLYNALAKRLHDARTHPGEHDRIEGIEFLDKVIDIDQSPIGRTPRSNPATYTGAFTPIREWFAGLPDAQARGYKAGRFSFNVKGGRCESCEGDGVIKIEMHFLPDVYVQCDQCKGKRYNRETLEVHFKNKSIADVLDMTVEEGVEFFKAVPAIRDKLAMLNQVGLGYVHIGQAATTLSGGEAQRVKLAKELSRRATGRTLYILDEPTTGLHFEDVRKLLEVLQHLVDQGNTIVVIEHNLEVIKVADWIIDLGPEGGDKGGKIVAQGTPEDVADTPGSYTGHYLAPYLSKRAKKKAARG is encoded by the coding sequence ATGGCTAACCGTTTGACAGATCACAAGATTTCCGTTCGAGGCGCGCGCGAACACAACCTTAAAAACGTCGATGTCGACATGCCTCGGGATTCCCTGGTGGTGATCACCGGCCTTTCTGGGTCGGGGAAGTCGTCCCTGGCCTTCGACACGATCTATGCCGAGGGCCAGCGCCGCTATGTCGAAAGCCTCTCGGCCTATGCCCGCCAGTTCCTGGAACTGATGCAAAAGCCGGACGTCGATTCCATCGACGGCCTATCGCCGGCGATCTCGATCGAGCAGAAGACGACGTCGAAGAACCCGCGCTCGACCGTCGGCACGGTGACCGAGATCTATGATTATATGCGCCTGCTGTTCGCGCGCGTCGGCATCCCCTATTCGCCGGCGACGGGCTTGCCCATCGAGAGCCAGACCATCAGCCAGATGGTCGACCGCATTATGGCCCTGCCCGAGGGAACGCGCCTGTTGCTCCTCGCCCCCATCGCCCGCGGTCGCAAGGGTGAATACAAGAAGGAATTCCAGGACCTGCAGAAGCGCGGGTTCCAGCGCGTGCGCGTCGACGGCAAGATCTATGAGATCGGCGAAGTGCCGAACCTCAACAAGAAGCTGAAGCATGATATCGAGGTGGTGGTCGACCGCATCGCCGTGAAGCCGGGTCTCGAGACGCGCCTGGCCGGCAGCGTCGAAACGGCGCTGGGTCTTGCCGACGGCCTGCTCTTTGCCGATTACGCCGACAAGCCGGATGAGCGCATTCTCTTCTCCTCGCGCTTCGCCTGCCCCGTTTCCGGCTTCACCATCGACGAAATCGAACCGCGCCTCTTCTCCTTCAACAACCCGTTCGGCGCCTGCCCGGTTTGCGATGGCTTAGGGGAAAAGCTCTATTTCGACCCCGAGATGGTCGTGCCGGATACATCGAAGAGCCTGCGCGACGGCGCTATCGCGCCCTGGGCCAATTCGACGTCGCAATACTACAACCAGGCGCTGGAAAGCCTCGCCAAGCATTACAAATTCGCCCTCGGCACCGCCTGGAAAGATCTGCCTAAGAAGATCCGCGACGTCATCCTGTTCGGCTCGGGCGAGGAGGTCGTCACCATGTCGTTCGATGACGGCACCCGCTCCTACAAGACAACGCGGCCGTTCGAGGGCGTCATCACCAATATGGACCGCCGCTTCCGCGAAACGGACAGCAACTGGGTGCGCGACGAGCTCGGCCGTTTCCAATCGACCAGCCCGTGCGAGGCCTGCGAAGGCAAACGCCTGAAGCCCGAGGCGCTCGCGGTCAAGATCGACAAGAAGAACATCGCCGATGTGGCCGACTTCTCGATTCTGGGTGCCGCAGATTGGTTCGGCGGCCTCTCTAAGAAGCTCACCAAGAAGCAGAACGACATCGCCTATCGCATCCTGAAGGAGATCAACGAGCGCCTGGGCTTCCTCAACTCCGTGGGCCTCGAATATCTAACTCTTGCCCGCGCCTCGGCGACCTTGTCGGGCGGCGAGAGCCAGCGCATCCGCTTGGCCTCGCAAATCGGCTCGGGCCTCACCGGCGTTCTTTACGTGCTCGACGAGCCGTCGATCGGCCTGCATCAGCGCGACAATGACCGCCTGCTCGCGACCCTGAAGCGCCTGCGCGATCTCGGCAACACCGTGCTGGTGGTCGAGCATGACGAGGACGCGATCCGTCATGCCGATTACCTCATCGACATGGGGCCGGCCGCCGGCATCCATGGCGGCACGGTGGTGGCGCAAGGGACGCCCGCCGAGGTAATGAAGTCCAACAGCCTCACGGCGCAATACCTCAATGGCAGCCGCCGCATCGAGGTGCCGTCGGAACGGCGCAAGGGTGCCGGCAAACAGGCAAAGCTGCGCATCGTCGGCGCCAAGCACAACAATCTGAAGAACATCACCGTCGACATTCCGCTGGGCACCATGACCTGCGTCACCGGCGTGTCCGGCGGCGGCAAATCGACCCTCATCATCGAGACGCTTTATAATGCGCTGGCCAAGCGCCTTCATGACGCGCGCACGCATCCCGGTGAGCACGACCGCATCGAGGGCATCGAATTCCTCGACAAGGTGATCGATATCGACCAGTCACCGATCGGCCGTACGCCGCGCTCGAACCCAGCCACCTATACCGGCGCCTTCACGCCGATCCGCGAATGGTTTGCGGGCCTGCCCGATGCCCAGGCGCGCGGCTACAAGGCCGGCCGTTTCTCCTTCAACGTCAAGGGCGGCCGCTGCGAATCCTGCGAAGGCGACGGCGTCATCAAGATCGAGATGCACTTCCTGCCCGATGTCTATGTGCAATGCGACCAGTGCAAGGGCAAGCGCTACAACCGCGAAACGCTCGAAGTGCATTTCAAGAACAAGTCGATCGCCGACGTGCTCGACATGACGGTCGAGGAAGGCGTCGAGTTCTTCAAGGCCGTCCCCGCCATCCGCGACAAGCTCGCCATGCTCAACCAGGTGGGCCTCGGCTATGTCCATATCGGCCAGGCGGCCACGACGCTGTCGGGCGGCGAAGCGCAGCGCGTGAAGCTCGCCAAGGAACTCTCCCGCCGCGCCACGGGCCGGACGCTCTACATTCTCGACGAGCCGACCACGGGCTTGCATTTCGAGGACGTGCGCAAGCTTCTCGAAGTGCTGCAACACCTCGTCGACCAGGGCAATACCATCGTCGTCATCGAACACAACCTCGAAGTCATCAAGGTCGCCGATTGGATCATCGACCTCGGCCCGGAAGGCGGCGACAAGGGCGGCAAGATCGTCGCCCAAGGCACGCCGGAAGATGTCGCGGACACGCCGGGGAGCTACACCGGACACTATCTGGCACCTTACTTGAGCAAGCGGGCGAAGAAGAAGGCTGCGCGAGGGTAA
- a CDS encoding PilZ domain-containing protein: MQESGADKRRHPRRKMLKGAKAIFNGGASLYDCQVRDWSESGARLVFPELTPLPKLFTLRLSDGSEHACEVVRADGVIVGVRFSGSV, from the coding sequence ATGCAGGAATCCGGGGCCGACAAGCGTCGGCATCCGCGCCGCAAGATGCTGAAAGGAGCGAAGGCGATCTTCAATGGAGGCGCCAGCCTCTATGACTGCCAGGTGCGCGACTGGTCAGAATCCGGAGCCAGGTTGGTCTTCCCCGAACTGACACCGCTGCCAAAGCTCTTCACCTTGCGTCTCAGCGACGGCAGCGAACATGCCTGCGAAGTCGTACGTGCCGACGGGGTGATCGTCGGCGTGCGCTTTTCCGGGTCGGTTTAG
- a CDS encoding glutathione S-transferase family protein, which produces MYKLYYSPGSAAMAAQAMINEIGAHLGSTLAEFILVDDEKNEQKSPEYMKLNPHGRVPTLIYDDGKVMYESAAICQFLTERHPEARLAPAVGHADRGLYLQWMAYLTNTPQEASMHWWHAENYIDGKAEQAKMKAKAEERLAKMWTFLDGVIATKGPYLCGANFYACDYFLVMLIRWTRSMPRPGHTYPRLNGLVKTVMARPAYAKMLKDQGIIQPV; this is translated from the coding sequence ATGTACAAGCTCTATTACAGCCCGGGCAGTGCCGCGATGGCGGCGCAGGCGATGATTAATGAGATCGGCGCCCATTTGGGATCGACGTTGGCTGAGTTCATTCTGGTCGACGACGAGAAGAACGAGCAGAAGAGCCCGGAATATATGAAGCTCAACCCGCATGGCCGGGTGCCGACGCTCATCTATGACGATGGCAAGGTCATGTATGAGAGTGCCGCCATCTGCCAGTTCCTGACCGAGCGGCATCCGGAGGCGAGGCTCGCACCCGCCGTCGGCCATGCCGATCGTGGGCTCTATCTGCAATGGATGGCCTATCTCACCAACACGCCGCAGGAAGCGTCGATGCATTGGTGGCATGCTGAGAACTACATCGACGGTAAGGCTGAGCAGGCCAAGATGAAAGCGAAGGCCGAAGAGCGTCTGGCGAAGATGTGGACGTTCCTCGATGGTGTCATCGCCACCAAGGGGCCGTATCTTTGCGGCGCTAACTTTTACGCTTGCGACTATTTCCTGGTGATGCTGATCCGTTGGACGCGCAGCATGCCCAGGCCCGGCCATACCTATCCGCGTCTCAACGGGCTGGTGAAGACCGTCATGGCACGGCCGGCCTATGCCAAGATGCTAAAAGACCAGGGCATCATCCAGCCGGTCTGA
- a CDS encoding single-stranded DNA-binding protein gives MAGSVNKVILIGNLGRDPEIRSTQDGTKVANLSIATSENWRDKSSGERREKTEWHRVVIFNERLVDVAERFLKKGSKVYLEGQLQTRKWTDQSGAEKYTTEVVLQRFRGELTMLDGKGEGGGMSDNGDAGYGGGSGGGYGGGSGGGGGGFGGGSSGGGGGRGGDLDDDIPF, from the coding sequence ATGGCGGGCAGCGTCAACAAGGTCATTCTCATCGGCAATCTCGGGCGCGACCCCGAGATCCGCTCGACCCAGGACGGCACCAAGGTCGCCAATCTGTCGATTGCAACGTCGGAAAACTGGCGCGACAAGAGCTCTGGCGAGCGCCGGGAAAAGACCGAATGGCACCGCGTGGTGATCTTCAACGAACGCCTGGTCGATGTGGCTGAGCGGTTCCTGAAGAAGGGCTCCAAGGTTTATCTCGAAGGCCAGTTGCAGACCCGCAAATGGACCGACCAGTCGGGCGCAGAAAAGTATACGACCGAAGTCGTCCTGCAGCGCTTCCGCGGCGAACTCACCATGCTCGACGGCAAGGGTGAGGGCGGCGGCATGTCCGACAACGGTGACGCCGGTTACGGTGGCGGCAGCGGCGGTGGTTATGGCGGCGGCTCAGGTGGTGGTGGTGGCGGCTTTGGCGGTGGTTCGTCCGGTGGCGGCGGTGGCCGCGGTGGCGATCTCGACGACGACATTCCGTTCTGA
- a CDS encoding VOC family protein has translation MLHHISFGVSDIARSAAFYDAVLAPLGFRRVWDDIRPGEDDQAVGYGLTDGDDKFAIKQRSLGHLAAGQGFHLAFAAPTRAAIDAFHAAALKAGGSDNGAPGLRPDYGPHYYAAFIIDPDGFRIEAVINKAP, from the coding sequence ATGCTGCATCACATATCCTTCGGCGTTTCTGATATCGCCCGTTCGGCAGCGTTCTATGACGCCGTGCTGGCACCCTTGGGCTTTCGCCGGGTGTGGGACGATATACGACCGGGCGAAGACGATCAGGCGGTGGGCTATGGTCTGACCGATGGCGACGACAAGTTTGCCATCAAGCAGCGCTCATTGGGACATTTGGCGGCGGGGCAAGGGTTTCACCTGGCCTTCGCCGCACCTACCCGCGCTGCAATCGATGCATTCCATGCCGCAGCCCTCAAGGCCGGCGGCAGCGATAATGGTGCCCCCGGGCTGCGGCCGGATTATGGTCCCCATTATTACGCCGCTTTCATCATCGATCCTGACGGCTTCCGCATCGAAGCCGTGATCAACAAGGCGCCATAA
- a CDS encoding class I SAM-dependent methyltransferase: MTIRLANHSLKEDIRQYWSDRAQTFDLAFGHRIPAGAEFDAWRDAIAAHLGHRPLHVLELACGTGEVTQVLLSLGHQVTALDFSESMLAVARKKHAGKERNLRFILGDAENTFLPSKSFDAIVCRHLVWTLTAPATALQEWRRLLKPAGQLLIFDGDWSRPRPSGRLAASLIGLLDRWQGPDLNYDGAMSERHAGIMSALPFGDGLTAERLMPLLVSSGFSELQVTSHAPIARAQRRAANLRNKLRTFVYRRFILSAKRA; the protein is encoded by the coding sequence ATGACAATCCGCCTCGCCAACCACTCGCTGAAGGAAGATATCCGCCAATACTGGTCCGACCGCGCGCAGACCTTCGACCTGGCGTTCGGGCACCGCATCCCAGCCGGTGCCGAATTCGATGCCTGGCGTGATGCCATTGCAGCCCATCTGGGGCATCGGCCGCTGCATGTCCTGGAGCTGGCCTGCGGTACGGGCGAAGTGACCCAGGTGCTGCTGTCGCTGGGGCATCAGGTGACGGCGCTGGATTTCTCGGAATCGATGCTGGCTGTCGCGCGCAAAAAGCACGCCGGCAAAGAGAGAAACCTGCGCTTCATTCTGGGTGATGCCGAAAACACCTTCCTGCCCAGCAAGAGCTTCGATGCGATTGTCTGTCGTCATCTGGTCTGGACACTGACCGCCCCCGCAACGGCACTGCAGGAATGGCGCCGCCTGCTGAAACCGGCGGGGCAATTGTTGATCTTCGACGGCGACTGGTCCAGACCAAGGCCGAGTGGCCGGTTGGCTGCAAGCCTCATCGGCTTGCTGGATCGATGGCAGGGGCCGGACCTCAACTATGACGGCGCGATGAGCGAACGGCATGCCGGCATCATGTCGGCTTTGCCGTTTGGCGATGGCCTTACCGCCGAGCGCCTCATGCCTTTGCTGGTCAGTTCCGGTTTCTCCGAGCTGCAGGTCACGTCCCATGCGCCGATCGCCCGTGCCCAGCGCCGTGCCGCCAACTTGCGCAACAAACTGCGCACCTTTGTCTACCGCCGGTTCATCCTCTCAGCGAAGCGCGCCTGA
- a CDS encoding RidA family protein has translation MLSFLNPPSAPPPFSRYSQMVSAPANYRWLHISGQVGADRQHKTAQGFEAQADLAWSNLVACLEADGMTVQDLVKVNVMLTRASDVPASRVARDKALNGAQPASTLIIVAGLANPEWLIEIEGIAAKAA, from the coding sequence ATGCTGAGCTTCCTCAATCCACCCTCCGCGCCGCCGCCTTTCAGCCGCTATTCGCAGATGGTGTCGGCACCGGCCAATTATCGCTGGCTGCATATCAGCGGCCAGGTCGGTGCCGACCGCCAGCACAAGACCGCCCAAGGCTTCGAGGCGCAGGCGGATCTCGCTTGGAGCAATCTGGTCGCCTGCCTGGAGGCGGATGGCATGACGGTCCAAGACCTGGTGAAGGTCAATGTCATGCTGACGCGGGCCAGTGATGTGCCGGCATCGCGTGTTGCCCGTGATAAGGCGTTGAACGGTGCACAGCCTGCCTCCACCCTCATCATCGTGGCCGGTTTGGCCAATCCGGAATGGTTGATCGAAATCGAAGGTATTGCAGCCAAGGCAGCGTAG
- a CDS encoding ABC transporter ATP-binding protein, producing the protein MSITARNVRWSTAGRMIVDGVSIDVPQGKTLGLLGANGSGKSSFLRLLGKLRQLESGVVTLGGTDIAELTQRQIARRTAFVEQQVHTEIEVTIADIVQLGRTPHRGTLAAWTQVDEAAVDNALEQTGLAGMRDRLWRTLSGGERQRVQIARALAQSPSELLLDEPTNHLDIQHQLELLSLVSRLPVTTVIALHDLNLAAMFCDALVVLKDGRVIAHGHPDDVLTRPLLREGFGVEAHIQRSPHHGKLQIQFLPEGMQVAIASEAA; encoded by the coding sequence ATGAGCATTACGGCGCGCAATGTCCGCTGGTCCACGGCCGGACGCATGATCGTCGACGGCGTGTCGATTGACGTGCCCCAAGGCAAGACGCTGGGTCTGCTGGGTGCCAACGGTTCTGGGAAATCAAGCTTCCTGCGCCTGCTGGGCAAATTGCGCCAGTTGGAGAGCGGCGTCGTGACGCTGGGTGGCACCGATATTGCTGAGCTGACGCAGCGCCAGATCGCGCGGCGGACTGCCTTCGTCGAGCAGCAGGTTCACACCGAGATCGAGGTTACCATCGCCGACATTGTGCAGCTCGGCCGAACGCCGCATCGTGGTACGCTCGCCGCGTGGACACAGGTTGATGAAGCGGCGGTCGACAACGCGCTGGAGCAGACGGGCCTTGCCGGCATGCGCGATCGATTGTGGCGGACCCTTTCCGGCGGCGAAAGGCAACGCGTGCAGATCGCCCGCGCTTTGGCGCAATCGCCATCCGAGCTGTTGCTCGACGAACCGACCAACCATCTCGACATTCAGCACCAGCTGGAGCTTCTGTCACTGGTCTCCCGCCTGCCTGTGACGACGGTCATTGCCCTGCATGACCTTAATCTGGCCGCCATGTTCTGTGACGCGCTGGTCGTTTTGAAGGATGGGCGCGTGATCGCCCATGGCCACCCGGATGACGTGTTGACCAGGCCATTGCTGCGGGAGGGTTTCGGCGTCGAGGCCCATATTCAACGCTCGCCTCACCACGGCAAGCTGCAGATTCAATTTCTGCCCGAGGGCATGCAGGTGGCGATCGCGTCGGAGGCAGCATGA
- the trmFO gene encoding methylenetetrahydrofolate--tRNA-(uracil(54)-C(5))-methyltransferase (FADH(2)-oxidizing) TrmFO translates to MTTTPPKPVHIIGAGLAGSEAAWQLVSAGVPVILHEMRPMRGTDAHQTDKCAELVCSNSFRSDDAENNAVGLLHEEMRRAGSLILKSADKHKLPAGGALAVDRDGFAEAVTATLTSHPLVTFERGEIAGLPPAEWDNVIIASGPLTSPALAEAILTLTGEASLSFFDAIAPIIHKDSINLERAWFQSRYDKVGPEGDGADYINCPMDKPDYLAFIDAVLAGEKTEFKEWEGTPYFEGCLPIEIMAGRGPNTLRFGPMKPIGLFDPHAQRRPYAVVQLRQDNALGTLYNMVGFQTKLKYAEQVRVFRMIPGLENAEFARLGGLHRNTFINSPKLLDHSLRLKADPRLRFAGQVTGVEGYVESAAIGLLAGRFAAAQRLGQTLTPPPLTTALGALIGHITGQADAKTFQPMNVNFGLFPEIDAPEGLNKAQLREWKAGRKPRLSARALTELQSWLNRSAQAC, encoded by the coding sequence ATGACAACCACCCCCCCAAAGCCCGTTCACATCATCGGCGCTGGCCTGGCCGGATCCGAAGCCGCCTGGCAACTCGTCTCGGCCGGCGTCCCCGTCATCCTCCACGAGATGCGGCCCATGCGCGGCACCGACGCGCACCAGACCGACAAATGCGCAGAACTCGTCTGCTCGAATTCCTTCCGCTCCGACGATGCGGAGAACAATGCCGTCGGCTTGCTGCACGAAGAGATGCGCCGCGCCGGCTCGCTGATCCTCAAATCCGCCGACAAGCACAAGCTGCCGGCGGGCGGCGCGTTGGCCGTCGATCGCGACGGCTTTGCCGAGGCCGTGACCGCCACGCTCACGAGCCATCCGCTGGTGACATTCGAACGCGGTGAAATCGCCGGCCTGCCGCCGGCCGAGTGGGACAATGTCATCATCGCCAGCGGCCCCCTCACCTCGCCGGCCTTGGCGGAGGCGATCCTGACGCTTACCGGTGAAGCGTCTTTGAGTTTCTTCGACGCCATCGCGCCCATCATCCACAAGGATAGCATCAACCTGGAGCGCGCCTGGTTCCAGTCGCGCTATGACAAAGTCGGCCCCGAAGGGGACGGCGCCGATTACATCAACTGCCCGATGGACAAGCCGGACTACTTGGCCTTCATCGACGCAGTGCTGGCCGGCGAGAAGACCGAGTTCAAGGAATGGGAAGGCACACCCTATTTCGAAGGCTGCCTGCCCATCGAGATCATGGCGGGACGCGGCCCCAACACGTTGCGCTTCGGCCCGATGAAGCCCATTGGCCTCTTTGATCCGCATGCGCAGCGCCGACCCTATGCGGTGGTGCAGCTGCGCCAGGACAACGCTCTGGGCACGCTCTACAACATGGTCGGCTTCCAGACGAAGCTGAAATATGCCGAACAGGTGCGCGTGTTCCGCATGATCCCCGGCCTCGAGAATGCCGAGTTCGCACGCCTTGGCGGCCTGCACCGCAACACCTTCATCAACAGCCCAAAGCTGCTGGATCACAGCCTGCGCCTCAAAGCCGATCCGCGCCTGCGTTTTGCCGGCCAGGTGACCGGTGTCGAAGGCTATGTCGAGAGTGCCGCCATCGGCCTCCTCGCCGGCCGTTTCGCCGCCGCGCAACGCCTGGGACAGACACTCACGCCGCCGCCACTCACCACCGCGCTCGGCGCACTCATCGGCCACATCACGGGTCAGGCAGATGCCAAGACCTTCCAGCCGATGAATGTCAATTTCGGCCTGTTCCCTGAAATCGATGCGCCGGAAGGCCTCAACAAAGCGCAGCTGCGGGAGTGGAAGGCTGGGCGCAAGCCGCGCCTCAGCGCAAGGGCACTGACCGAGTTGCAAAGCTGGCTCAATCGAAGCGCACAGGCCTGCTAG